The following are encoded together in the Pseudomonas xantholysinigenes genome:
- a CDS encoding LexA family protein, giving the protein MENWIEFLSRYQREHNLKQHQLAERLGMTQGGVGHWLRGTRRPTLATVNEKLEKLGLAYLEARVMVVERDMTRESRGVYAVERPPSVNALRHASFRFPVLRWADLQGALPHTGDTQELTGYMPAGNAFWLPVENDAMNAASGRSVPQGVLVLVDAGIEAAPGRLVVARQPGKPAVLRELIEEGGQQMLRPLNTLYPTVLCEEGCEFLGVVVRMHGVL; this is encoded by the coding sequence ATGGAAAACTGGATCGAATTTCTGTCGCGCTACCAGCGCGAGCACAACCTCAAGCAGCATCAACTGGCCGAACGCCTGGGCATGACCCAAGGCGGTGTCGGCCATTGGTTGCGCGGCACGCGCAGGCCGACCCTGGCCACTGTCAACGAAAAGCTGGAAAAGCTGGGCCTGGCGTACCTCGAGGCGCGGGTGATGGTGGTCGAGCGGGACATGACCCGCGAAAGCCGGGGTGTCTATGCGGTGGAGCGGCCGCCGTCGGTCAATGCCCTGCGCCACGCCAGTTTTCGCTTTCCGGTGTTGCGCTGGGCCGACCTGCAAGGGGCGTTGCCGCACACCGGCGACACCCAGGAGCTGACCGGCTACATGCCGGCCGGCAACGCCTTCTGGTTGCCGGTGGAGAATGACGCGATGAATGCCGCCAGTGGCCGCAGCGTGCCGCAGGGCGTGCTGGTGCTGGTGGATGCGGGGATCGAGGCCGCGCCGGGGCGCCTGGTGGTGGCCCGCCAACCGGGCAAGCCGGCGGTGCTGCGCGAGCTGATCGAGGAGGGCGGGCAGCAGATGCTCAGGCCGCTCAATACCTTGTATCCGACGGTACTGTGCGAGGAAGGGTGCGAGTTCCTCGGGGTGGTGGTGCGGATGCACGGGGTGCTCTAG
- a CDS encoding acetyl/propionyl/methylcrotonyl-CoA carboxylase subunit alpha encodes MTRPTLTTLLVANRGEIACRVMRTAKAMGLTTVAVHSATDREARHSREADIRVDLGGTKAADSYLVIDKLIAAAKASGAQAIHPGYGFLSENAGFARAIEQAGLIFLGPPASAIDAMGSKSAAKALMEQAGVPLVPGYHGEAQDLDTFRAAAERIGYPVLLKASAGGGGKGMKVVEEESQLADALASAQREAQSSFGDARMLVEKYVLKPRHVEIQVFADQHGNCLYLNERDCSIQRRHQKVVEEAPAPGLSPELRQAMGEAAVRAAQAIGYVGAGTVEFLLDARGEFFFMEMNTRLQVEHPVTEAITGLDLVAWQIRVACGEPLPISQEQVPLVGHAIEVRLYAEDPANEFLPATGTLALYRESAPGEGRRVDSGVAEGDVISPFYDPMLGKLIAWGQDREQARLRLLAMLDEFAIGGLKTNIAFLRRILAHPAFAQAELDTGFIPRHQDVLLPAPQALPAPFWEAAAEAWLQSEPALQRQDDRVSPWAARDGLRLGLPARSSLHLQCDGHEQAVALERSAPSTYRLEGEQLRHDLDGLRRRYLAVQRDGTLYLRWQGELHAVSVHDPIAAAEASHAHQGGLGAPMNGSIVRVLVEPGQVVEAGTALVVLEAMKMEHSIRAPHSGTVKALFCQEGDMVSEGTVLVELEEA; translated from the coding sequence ATGACCCGCCCTACCCTGACCACCCTGCTGGTCGCCAACCGCGGCGAGATCGCCTGCCGGGTGATGCGCACCGCCAAGGCCATGGGCCTGACCACCGTGGCCGTGCACAGCGCCACCGACCGCGAAGCGCGCCATAGCCGCGAAGCCGATATCCGGGTGGACCTCGGCGGCACCAAGGCGGCTGACAGTTACCTGGTGATCGACAAACTGATCGCCGCAGCCAAGGCCAGCGGCGCCCAAGCCATCCATCCGGGCTATGGCTTTCTCTCGGAGAACGCCGGTTTCGCCCGTGCCATCGAGCAGGCCGGGCTGATCTTCCTCGGCCCGCCGGCCAGCGCCATTGATGCCATGGGCAGCAAGTCGGCGGCCAAGGCGTTGATGGAGCAAGCCGGGGTGCCGCTGGTGCCGGGCTATCACGGCGAGGCCCAGGACCTCGACACCTTCCGTGCCGCCGCCGAGCGCATCGGCTACCCGGTGCTGCTCAAGGCCAGCGCCGGGGGTGGCGGCAAGGGCATGAAGGTGGTCGAGGAAGAAAGCCAGCTGGCCGACGCCCTGGCCTCGGCGCAGCGTGAGGCGCAGTCGTCGTTTGGCGATGCGCGGATGCTGGTCGAAAAGTACGTGCTCAAGCCACGTCATGTGGAAATCCAGGTATTCGCCGACCAGCACGGCAACTGCCTGTACCTCAACGAGCGCGATTGCTCGATCCAGCGCCGCCACCAGAAAGTGGTGGAAGAAGCGCCGGCGCCAGGCCTGTCGCCCGAGCTGCGCCAGGCCATGGGCGAGGCGGCGGTGCGCGCGGCCCAGGCCATCGGCTACGTGGGCGCCGGCACCGTTGAATTCCTGCTCGATGCCCGGGGCGAGTTCTTCTTCATGGAGATGAACACCCGCCTGCAAGTGGAACACCCGGTCACCGAAGCCATCACCGGGCTCGACCTGGTGGCCTGGCAGATCCGCGTGGCCTGCGGCGAGCCGCTGCCGATCAGCCAGGAGCAGGTGCCGCTGGTCGGCCATGCCATCGAGGTGCGGCTGTACGCGGAAGACCCGGCCAACGAATTCCTGCCGGCCACCGGCACCCTGGCGCTGTACCGCGAATCGGCGCCGGGCGAAGGCCGACGAGTGGACAGCGGCGTCGCCGAGGGCGATGTGATCTCGCCGTTCTACGACCCGATGCTGGGCAAGCTGATCGCCTGGGGCCAGGACCGCGAACAGGCGCGGCTGCGCCTGCTGGCGATGCTCGACGAATTCGCCATCGGTGGTTTGAAGACCAACATCGCCTTCCTGCGGCGCATCCTCGCGCACCCTGCGTTCGCGCAGGCGGAGCTGGATACCGGCTTCATCCCACGCCATCAGGATGTCTTGCTGCCTGCGCCGCAAGCCTTGCCGGCACCGTTCTGGGAAGCCGCCGCCGAGGCCTGGCTGCAAAGCGAGCCCGCGCTGCAACGCCAGGATGACCGGGTGTCGCCCTGGGCCGCCCGCGATGGCCTGCGCCTGGGCCTGCCGGCGCGTAGCAGCCTGCACCTGCAATGCGACGGCCATGAACAGGCCGTGGCCTTGGAGCGCAGCGCGCCGTCGACGTATCGCCTGGAGGGCGAGCAACTGCGCCATGACCTCGATGGCCTGCGTCGGCGGTACCTGGCGGTACAGCGTGACGGTACGCTGTACCTGCGCTGGCAGGGCGAGCTGCATGCCGTCAGCGTGCATGATCCGATTGCCGCCGCCGAGGCCAGCCACGCCCATCAGGGCGGCCTGGGCGCGCCGATGAACGGCAGTATCGTGCGGGTGCTGGTCGAACCGGGACAGGTCGTTGAGGCCGGAACCGCGCTGGTGGTGCTGGAGGCGATGAAGATGGAGCACAGCATTCGGGCGCCCCACTCCGGGACGGTGAAGGCGCTGTTCTGCCAGGAGGGGGATATGGTCAGCGAAGGGACAGTGCTGGTGGAGCTGGAGGAGGCGTAA
- a CDS encoding gamma-carboxygeranoyl-CoA hydratase — protein MSEFATLELVKDPRGFATLWLSREDKNNAFNAQMIRELIVALDRLAEDAGLRFVVLRGRGRHFSAGADLAWMQQSAQLDFNTNLDDAHELGELMYALHRLKAPTLAVVQGAAFGGALGLISCCDMAIGAEDAQLCLSEVRIGLAPAVISPFVVKAIGERAARRYALTAERFSGTRARELGLLAEVYPASELDAQVEAWVDNLLHNSPQALRATKDLLREVDDGELSPALRRYCENTIARIRVSAEGQEGLRAFLEKRRPAWQDHKEPRP, from the coding sequence ATGAGCGAATTCGCCACCCTTGAACTGGTCAAGGACCCTCGCGGCTTCGCCACCCTGTGGCTGAGCCGCGAAGACAAGAACAACGCGTTCAACGCACAGATGATCCGCGAGCTGATCGTCGCCCTGGATCGACTGGCCGAGGATGCCGGCCTGCGCTTCGTGGTGCTGCGCGGCCGTGGCCGGCACTTCAGCGCCGGCGCCGACCTGGCCTGGATGCAGCAATCGGCGCAGCTGGACTTCAACACCAACCTGGACGACGCCCATGAGCTGGGCGAGCTGATGTACGCGCTGCACCGCCTCAAGGCACCGACCCTGGCGGTGGTGCAAGGCGCGGCCTTCGGTGGCGCCCTGGGGCTGATCAGTTGCTGCGACATGGCCATCGGTGCCGAGGATGCCCAGCTGTGCCTGTCGGAAGTGCGCATCGGCCTGGCCCCGGCGGTGATCAGCCCGTTCGTGGTCAAGGCCATCGGCGAACGCGCCGCGCGCCGCTATGCCCTCACCGCCGAGCGCTTCAGCGGCACCCGCGCCCGTGAGCTGGGCCTGCTGGCCGAGGTGTACCCGGCCAGCGAGCTGGACGCCCAGGTCGAGGCCTGGGTCGACAACCTGCTGCACAACAGCCCGCAGGCGCTGCGCGCCACCAAGGACTTGCTGCGCGAAGTGGACGACGGCGAACTGAGCCCCGCCCTGCGCCGCTACTGCGAGAACACCATCGCCCGCATCCGCGTCAGCGCCGAAGGCCAGGAGGGCCTGCGCGCCTTCCTGGAAAAACGCCGCCCGGCCTGGCAAGACCACAAGGAGCCGCGCCCATGA
- a CDS encoding carboxyl transferase domain-containing protein, translating to MMILKSQLNVKSPEFAQSWAAMAAQVQALRELLAQVAQGGGPKAQQRHTSRGKLLPRERIDRLLDPGSAFLEIGQLAAHEVYGEDVPAAGVIAGIGRVEGVECMIVANDATVKGGSYYPLTVKKHLRAQTIALQNRLPCIYLVDSGGANLPRQDEVFPDREHFGRIFFNQANMSALGIPQIAVVMGSCTAGGAYVPAMADEAIMVRQQATIFLAGPPLVKAATGEVVSAEDLGGADVHCRTSGVADHYADNDEHALAIARRSVANLNWHKQGKLQCQAPIAPLYDAEELYGVIPADAKQPFDVREVIARLVDGSQFDEFKALFGTTLVCGFAHLHGYPVAILANNGILFAEAAQKGAHFIELACQRGIPLLFLQNITGFMVGKKYEEGGIAKHGAKLVTAVACAQVPKFTVIIGGSFGAGNYGMCGRAYDPRLLWMWPNARIGVMGAEQAAGVLAQVKREQSERSGEAFSSDDEKKLKQPILDQYERQGHPYYSSARLWDDGVIDPAQTRDVLGLALSAALNAPIEQSRFGIFRM from the coding sequence ATGATGATCCTGAAGTCACAGTTGAACGTTAAATCACCAGAGTTCGCGCAGAGCTGGGCCGCCATGGCGGCCCAGGTCCAGGCCCTGCGCGAGCTGCTCGCCCAGGTCGCCCAAGGCGGTGGACCGAAGGCCCAGCAGCGCCACACCTCGCGCGGCAAGCTGCTGCCGCGCGAGCGTATCGACCGCCTGCTCGATCCAGGCTCGGCGTTCCTCGAGATCGGCCAGCTGGCCGCCCATGAGGTGTACGGCGAGGACGTGCCGGCCGCCGGCGTGATCGCCGGCATCGGCCGCGTCGAAGGCGTGGAATGCATGATCGTGGCCAACGACGCCACGGTAAAAGGCGGCTCCTATTACCCGCTAACGGTGAAAAAGCACCTGCGCGCCCAGACCATCGCCCTGCAGAACCGCCTGCCGTGCATCTACCTGGTGGACTCCGGCGGCGCCAACCTGCCGCGCCAGGACGAAGTATTCCCCGACCGCGAGCACTTCGGGCGGATCTTCTTCAACCAGGCCAACATGAGCGCTTTGGGGATACCGCAGATCGCCGTGGTGATGGGCTCGTGCACCGCCGGTGGCGCCTATGTGCCGGCCATGGCCGACGAAGCGATCATGGTGCGCCAGCAGGCGACCATCTTCCTTGCCGGCCCCCCGCTGGTCAAAGCCGCGACCGGCGAGGTGGTCAGCGCCGAAGACCTCGGTGGCGCCGACGTGCACTGCCGCACCAGCGGCGTGGCCGACCACTACGCCGACAACGACGAGCACGCCCTGGCCATCGCCCGGCGCAGCGTCGCCAACCTCAACTGGCACAAGCAGGGCAAGCTGCAATGCCAGGCACCGATCGCGCCGTTGTACGACGCCGAGGAGCTGTACGGCGTGATCCCGGCCGACGCCAAGCAACCGTTCGACGTGCGCGAGGTGATCGCACGGCTGGTCGACGGTTCGCAGTTCGACGAATTCAAGGCCCTGTTCGGCACCACCCTGGTGTGCGGCTTCGCCCATCTGCATGGCTACCCGGTGGCGATCCTGGCCAACAACGGCATCCTCTTCGCCGAGGCCGCGCAAAAAGGCGCGCACTTCATCGAACTGGCCTGCCAGCGCGGCATCCCGCTGCTGTTCCTGCAGAACATCACCGGTTTCATGGTCGGCAAGAAGTACGAGGAGGGCGGCATCGCCAAGCACGGCGCCAAGCTGGTGACCGCGGTGGCCTGCGCCCAGGTGCCGAAGTTCACGGTGATCATCGGCGGCAGCTTCGGCGCCGGCAACTACGGCATGTGCGGCCGCGCCTACGACCCGCGCCTGCTGTGGATGTGGCCCAACGCGCGCATCGGCGTGATGGGCGCCGAGCAGGCCGCCGGCGTGCTGGCCCAGGTCAAGCGCGAGCAGAGCGAGCGCAGTGGCGAGGCGTTCAGCAGCGATGACGAGAAAAAGCTCAAGCAACCGATCCTCGACCAGTACGAGCGCCAGGGCCACCCCTACTACTCCAGCGCCCGGCTGTGGGACGACGGTGTCATCGACCCGGCGCAAACCCGCGATGTGCTCGGCCTGGCGTTGTCCGCCGCGCTGAACGCCCCGATCGAACAGAGCCGCTTCGGCATTTTCCGGATGTGA
- a CDS encoding isovaleryl-CoA dehydrogenase: MHYPSLNFALGETIDMLRDQVRTFVAAELAPRAAQIDQDNLFPADMWRKFGDMGLLGITVAEEYGGAGLGYLAHVVSMEEISRASASVALSYGAHSNLCVNQINRNGSHAQKLKYLPKLISGEHIGALAMSEPNAGSDVVSMKLRAEKRGDRYVLNGSKTWITNGPDANTYVIYAKTDLDKGAHGITAFIVERDWKGFSRSNKFDKLGMRGSNTCELFFDDVEVPEENILGQLNGGVRVLMSGLDYERVVLAGGPTGIMQSCMDLVVPYIHDRKQFGQSIGEFQLIQGKIADMYTQLNASRAYLYAVAQACDRSETTRKDAAGVILYTAERATQMALEAIQILGGNGYINEFPAGRLLRDAKLYEIGAGTSEIRRMLIGRELFNETR, encoded by the coding sequence ATGCATTACCCCAGCCTGAACTTCGCCCTGGGCGAGACCATCGACATGCTCCGCGACCAGGTGCGCACCTTCGTTGCCGCCGAGCTGGCGCCGCGCGCCGCGCAGATCGACCAGGACAACCTGTTCCCCGCCGACATGTGGCGCAAGTTCGGCGACATGGGCCTCTTGGGCATCACCGTGGCGGAAGAATACGGCGGCGCCGGCCTGGGCTACCTGGCCCACGTGGTGTCGATGGAAGAGATCAGCCGCGCCTCGGCCTCGGTGGCCCTGTCGTACGGCGCCCACTCCAACCTGTGCGTCAACCAGATCAACCGCAACGGCAGCCACGCGCAGAAGCTCAAGTACCTGCCCAAGCTGATCAGCGGCGAGCACATCGGCGCCCTGGCCATGAGCGAGCCCAACGCCGGCTCCGACGTGGTGTCGATGAAACTGCGCGCCGAAAAACGCGGCGACCGCTACGTGCTCAACGGCAGCAAGACCTGGATCACCAACGGCCCCGACGCCAACACCTACGTGATCTACGCCAAGACCGACCTGGACAAGGGCGCCCACGGCATCACCGCGTTCATCGTCGAGCGCGACTGGAAAGGCTTCAGCCGCAGCAACAAGTTCGACAAGCTCGGGATGCGCGGCTCCAACACCTGCGAGCTGTTCTTCGATGACGTCGAAGTGCCGGAAGAAAACATCCTCGGCCAGCTCAACGGCGGCGTTCGGGTGCTGATGAGCGGCCTGGACTACGAGCGCGTGGTGCTCGCCGGCGGCCCCACCGGCATCATGCAAAGCTGCATGGACCTGGTGGTGCCCTACATCCACGACCGCAAGCAGTTCGGCCAGAGCATCGGCGAGTTCCAGCTGATCCAGGGCAAGATCGCCGACATGTACACCCAGCTCAATGCCAGCCGCGCCTACCTGTACGCCGTGGCCCAGGCCTGCGATCGCAGCGAAACCACCCGCAAGGACGCCGCCGGGGTGATCCTCTATACCGCCGAGCGCGCCACGCAGATGGCCCTGGAGGCGATCCAGATCCTCGGCGGCAACGGCTACATCAACGAATTCCCGGCCGGCCGCCTGCTGCGCGACGCCAAGCTGTACGAAATCGGCGCCGGCACCAGCGAGATTCGCCGGATGCTGATCGGCCGCGAACTGTTCAACGAAACCCGCTGA
- a CDS encoding AMP-binding protein: MPQPSYTRGRQDKPLLTLTIGQAFDATVARHGEREALVVRHQGVRYSWRELAAEVDVHARALMALGVEVGERVGIWAPNCAQWCILQLAAAKVGAILVNINPAYRVGELEYVLRQSGCRWLVCADAFKTSDYHAMVQELVPELASHGVAELASERLPDLRGVISLAAEPPAGFLPWAALAGHAGQVEVAACEARQQGLQFDQPVNIQYTSGTTGAPKGATLSHYNILNNGYLVGQSLGLTERDRMVIPVPLYHCFGMVMANLGCITHGSAMVYPNDAFDAELTLRAVAEEHASILYGVPTMFIAMLDHPLRSRLDLSSLRSGIMAGATCPIEVMRKVIEQMHMAQVQIAYGMTETSPVSLQTGPDDELELRVTTVGRTQPQLETKLVDGDGRIVARGETGELCTRGYSVMLGYWDNLQATHDAIDPAGWMHTGDLAVMDDAGYVRIVGRNKDMIIRGGENIYPRELEEFFHTHPAVAEAQVVGIPCSKYGEEVVAWIRLRPGHSATAEELQQWCKVRLAHFKTPRHFRFVDEFPMTVTGKVQKFRMREISVEELGG; the protein is encoded by the coding sequence ATGCCTCAACCAAGCTACACGCGCGGTCGTCAAGACAAACCACTGCTCACCCTGACCATCGGCCAGGCCTTCGATGCCACCGTTGCCCGCCATGGCGAGCGCGAGGCGCTGGTGGTGCGCCACCAGGGGGTGCGCTACAGCTGGCGCGAGTTGGCCGCCGAGGTCGATGTGCATGCCCGGGCCTTGATGGCGCTGGGCGTGGAGGTGGGCGAGCGGGTCGGTATCTGGGCGCCCAACTGCGCCCAGTGGTGCATCCTGCAACTGGCCGCGGCCAAGGTCGGCGCGATCCTGGTCAATATCAACCCGGCGTATCGGGTCGGTGAGCTGGAGTATGTGCTGCGCCAGTCCGGCTGCCGCTGGCTGGTGTGCGCCGATGCCTTCAAGACCTCCGATTACCACGCGATGGTGCAGGAACTGGTGCCCGAGCTGGCAAGCCATGGCGTCGCTGAATTGGCCAGTGAGCGCCTGCCCGACCTGCGCGGGGTGATCAGCCTGGCCGCCGAGCCGCCCGCGGGCTTCCTGCCCTGGGCCGCGCTGGCCGGGCATGCGGGGCAGGTAGAGGTCGCCGCATGCGAGGCCCGCCAGCAGGGCCTGCAGTTCGACCAGCCGGTGAACATCCAGTACACCTCAGGCACCACCGGCGCGCCCAAGGGCGCGACCCTGAGCCACTACAACATCCTCAACAACGGCTACCTGGTCGGCCAGAGCCTGGGCCTGACCGAGCGCGACCGCATGGTGATCCCGGTACCGCTGTACCATTGCTTCGGCATGGTCATGGCCAACCTCGGTTGCATCACCCATGGCAGCGCCATGGTCTATCCCAACGATGCCTTCGATGCCGAGCTGACCTTGCGCGCCGTGGCCGAGGAGCACGCCAGCATCCTCTATGGCGTGCCGACCATGTTCATTGCCATGCTCGACCACCCGCTGCGCAGCCGGTTGGACCTGTCCAGCCTGCGCAGCGGCATCATGGCCGGCGCCACTTGCCCGATCGAGGTGATGCGCAAGGTCATCGAGCAGATGCACATGGCCCAGGTGCAGATCGCCTATGGCATGACCGAGACCAGCCCGGTGTCGCTGCAGACCGGCCCGGACGACGAACTGGAACTGCGCGTGACCACCGTCGGCCGTACCCAGCCGCAGCTAGAAACCAAGCTGGTGGACGGCGACGGACGCATCGTCGCACGTGGCGAGACCGGCGAATTGTGCACCCGGGGTTACAGTGTGATGCTCGGTTACTGGGACAACCTGCAGGCTACCCACGATGCCATCGATCCGGCCGGCTGGATGCATACCGGCGACCTGGCGGTGATGGACGATGCTGGCTATGTGCGTATCGTCGGGCGCAACAAGGACATGATCATCAGGGGCGGCGAGAACATCTATCCGCGCGAGCTGGAGGAATTTTTCCATACCCACCCGGCTGTGGCCGAGGCGCAGGTTGTGGGGATTCCGTGCAGCAAGTACGGCGAAGAGGTGGTGGCGTGGATTCGCCTGCGCCCCGGGCACAGCGCCACGGCCGAGGAACTGCAGCAGTGGTGCAAGGTACGCCTGGCGCATTTCAAGACGCCGCGGCATTTCCGCTTTGTCGATGAGTTTCCAATGACGGTGACGGGGAAGGTGCAGAAGTTCCGGATGCGCGAGATCAGTGTGGAGGAACTGGGGGGCTAG
- a CDS encoding acyl carrier protein, with protein sequence MPSRLDITLNLLRILACFLEQSQHRIRPDITLDELGADSFDVVELQAVIEENFAIHISQAIHTYTTFAELVDLVFSAMSSPPVPPH encoded by the coding sequence ATGCCTTCGCGCCTGGATATCACCCTTAACCTGCTGCGGATCCTTGCCTGCTTCCTTGAGCAGAGCCAGCACCGGATCCGCCCGGATATCACTCTCGACGAACTGGGCGCCGACAGTTTCGACGTGGTCGAACTGCAAGCCGTCATCGAGGAAAACTTCGCCATCCACATCAGTCAGGCGATCCACACCTACACCACCTTCGCCGAGTTGGTGGACTTGGTGTTCAGTGCGATGTCTAGCCCCCCAGTTCCTCCACACTGA
- a CDS encoding alpha-1,4-glucan--maltose-1-phosphate maltosyltransferase — MSGNEPFESVPMAGDHPDQAISLSQALLAPRIVIEDVSPVLDGGTFAAKAVRGHKVEVTAKVYSDGHDRLAVSLNWRQAHSRRWHCVPMHSPGNDLWLAHFTPTELGLHQFSIEAWIDPFATYCHDLEKKYAAGVEVKLELEEGRLLLGQGIERSDGPLREQLATLQQRLVDLPVDDQVALLLHPDAAQLMLEAEHRSYLTRSREFPLDVDREAALFASWYELFPRSVTDDAERHGTFNDVHQRLPMIRDMGFDVLYFPPIHPIGMQHRKGRNNALQAEPGDPGSPYAIGSAEGGHEAIHPQLGSREDFRRLVAAAAEHGLEIALDFAIQCSQDHPWLKQHPGWFSWRPDGSIRYAENPPKKYQDIVNVDFYAPEAVPSLWLALRDVVLGWVEEGVKTFRVDNPHTKPLPFWQWLIANVRGRHPEVIFLAEAFTRPAMMARLGKVGYAQSYTYFTWRNSKQELREYFEQLNQPPWSQCYRPNFFVNTPDINPFFLQTSGRAGFLIRSALATMGSGLWGMYSGFELCEGTPLPGKEEYLDSEKYQIRPRDFTQPGNIVAEIAQLNRIRRQNRALQTHLGVVFLNCWNDQILYFAKRTPERDNVILVAISLDPYNAQEASFELPLWELGLDDNADTQGEDLMNGHRWTWHGKTQWMRIEPWHQPFGIWRIEKLR, encoded by the coding sequence ATGTCTGGTAACGAGCCGTTCGAAAGCGTGCCCATGGCGGGCGACCATCCGGACCAGGCCATCAGCCTGTCCCAGGCGCTGCTGGCGCCGCGAATCGTGATCGAGGACGTAAGCCCGGTGCTTGATGGCGGCACCTTCGCCGCCAAGGCAGTGCGCGGGCACAAGGTCGAGGTCACGGCCAAGGTCTACAGCGATGGCCATGACCGCCTGGCCGTGAGCCTGAACTGGCGCCAGGCCCACAGTCGGCGCTGGCACTGCGTGCCGATGCACTCGCCGGGCAACGACCTGTGGCTGGCGCACTTCACCCCCACCGAGCTGGGCTTGCATCAGTTCAGCATCGAGGCCTGGATCGACCCTTTCGCCACCTACTGCCACGACCTGGAGAAGAAGTACGCTGCCGGCGTGGAGGTGAAGCTCGAACTGGAAGAGGGCAGGTTGCTGCTGGGCCAGGGCATCGAACGCAGCGACGGGCCGTTGCGCGAACAGCTTGCAACCTTGCAGCAGCGCCTGGTGGATTTGCCGGTGGACGACCAGGTGGCCTTGCTGCTGCACCCCGATGCCGCGCAGTTGATGCTCGAGGCCGAGCACCGCAGCTACCTGACCCGCAGCCGTGAATTCCCCCTGGACGTCGACCGCGAGGCGGCGCTGTTCGCCAGCTGGTACGAGCTGTTTCCGCGCTCGGTCACCGACGATGCCGAGCGCCACGGCACCTTCAACGACGTGCACCAGCGCCTGCCGATGATCCGCGACATGGGCTTCGACGTGCTGTACTTCCCGCCCATCCACCCCATCGGCATGCAGCACCGCAAGGGCCGCAACAACGCCTTGCAGGCCGAACCCGGCGACCCCGGCAGCCCTTACGCCATCGGTAGCGCCGAGGGCGGGCACGAGGCCATCCACCCACAGCTGGGCAGTCGCGAGGACTTCCGCCGCCTGGTCGCCGCCGCCGCCGAGCATGGGCTGGAGATTGCCCTGGACTTCGCCATCCAGTGCTCCCAGGACCACCCCTGGCTCAAGCAGCACCCCGGTTGGTTCAGCTGGCGCCCCGACGGCAGCATTCGCTACGCCGAGAATCCGCCGAAGAAATACCAGGACATCGTCAACGTCGACTTCTACGCCCCCGAGGCGGTGCCGAGCCTGTGGCTGGCGCTGCGCGACGTGGTGCTCGGCTGGGTCGAGGAGGGGGTCAAGACCTTCCGCGTCGACAACCCGCACACCAAGCCGCTGCCGTTCTGGCAATGGCTGATCGCCAATGTGCGCGGTCGCCATCCCGAGGTGATCTTCCTCGCCGAAGCCTTTACCCGCCCGGCGATGATGGCGCGCCTGGGCAAGGTCGGCTATGCCCAGAGCTACACCTATTTCACCTGGCGCAACAGCAAGCAGGAACTGCGCGAGTACTTCGAACAGCTCAACCAGCCGCCCTGGAGCCAGTGCTACCGACCGAATTTCTTCGTCAACACGCCGGATATCAACCCGTTCTTCCTGCAAACCTCCGGTCGCGCCGGCTTTCTCATCCGCTCCGCGCTGGCAACCATGGGCTCGGGATTGTGGGGCATGTACTCGGGCTTCGAGCTGTGCGAAGGCACGCCGCTGCCGGGCAAGGAGGAGTACCTGGACTCGGAGAAGTACCAGATCCGCCCGCGCGACTTCACCCAGCCCGGCAACATCGTCGCCGAGATCGCCCAGCTCAACCGCATCCGCCGGCAGAACCGTGCCCTGCAGACTCACCTGGGGGTGGTGTTCCTCAACTGCTGGAACGACCAGATCCTGTATTTCGCCAAGCGCACGCCGGAGCGCGACAACGTGATCCTGGTGGCCATCAGCCTCGACCCCTACAACGCCCAGGAGGCCAGTTTCGAGCTGCCGCTGTGGGAGCTGGGGCTGGACGACAACGCCGACACCCAGGGCGAGGACCTGATGAACGGCCACCGCTGGACCTGGCACGGCAAGACCCAGTGGATGCGCATCGAGCCCTGGCACCAGCCGTTCGGTATCTGGCGCATCGAGAAGCTGCGCTAA